Proteins from a genomic interval of Equus quagga isolate Etosha38 chromosome 11, UCLA_HA_Equagga_1.0, whole genome shotgun sequence:
- the PELP1 gene encoding proline-, glutamic acid- and leucine-rich protein 1 produces MAAAVLSGPSAGSAAGAAGGTGGLSAVASGPRLRLLLLESVSGLLQPRAGSTVAPVHPHVRSAAHLPGLMCLLRLHGTVGGAQNLSAVGALVGLSNARLGSIKTRFEGLCLLSLLVGESPTEMFQQHCVSWLRSIQQVLQSQDSPPTMELAVAVLRDLLRYAAQLPTLFRDISMNHLPGLLTSLLGLRPECELSALEGMKACMTYFPRACGSLKGKLASFFLSRVDALSPQLQQLACECYSRLPSLGAGFSQGLKHTESWEQELHSLLASLHSLLGALYEGAETAPMQYEGPGVEVLLSPSEDGDAHALLRLRQRFSGLARCLGLMLSSEFGAPVSVPVQEILDVICRTLSISAKNISLLGDGPLRLLLLPSIHLEALDLLSALILACGGRLLRFGALISRLLPQVLNAWSIGRDTLSPGQERPYSTMRTKVYAVLELWVQVCGASAGVLQGGASGEALLTHLLSDISPPADALKLRSPRGSPDGGLQSGKPSAPKKLKLDVGEAMAPPSHRKGESNANSDVCAAALRGLSRTILMCGPLIKEETHRRLHDLVLPLVMGVQQGEVLGSSPYTSSRCRRELYRLLLALLLAPSPRCPPPLACALQAFSLGQREDSLEVSSFCSEALVTCAALTHPRVPPLQSMGPTCPTSAPVPPPEAPSPFRAAPFHPPGPMPSAGPMPSAGPVPSAGPMPSVGPLPSVGPMPSVGPMPPARPGPPATANHLGLSVPGLVSVPPRLLPGPENHRAASNEDPVLAPSGTPPPAIPPDETFGGRMPRPAFVHYDKEEASDVEISLESDSDDSVVIVPEGLPSLPPPPPSGTTPPPVAPAGPPTASPPVPAKEEPEELPAAPGPLPPPPPPPVPGPVTLPPPQLVPEGTPGGGGPPALEEDLTVININSSDEEEEEEEEEEEEEEEEEEEEEDFEEEEEDEEEYFEEEEEEEEEFEEEFEEEEGELEEEEEEEDEEEEEELEEVEELEFGSAGGEVDEAGPPPPSLPPALPPAESPKVQPEPEPEPGLLLEVEEPGVEEERGAETAPTLAPEVLPSQGEVEQEGGSPPAGPPPQELVEEEPSAPPTLLEEGTEGGDDKVPPLPEPPAAEEMETETEVAALQEKEQDDTAAMLADFIDCPPDEEKPPSATEPDS; encoded by the exons aACCTTTCCGCTGTTGGGGCGTTGGTGGGTCTCAGTAATGCACGTCTTGGTTCTATCAAAACTCG GTTTGAGGGCCTATGTCTGCTGTCCCTGCTGGTGGGGGAGAGCCCCACAGAGATGTTCCAGCAGCACTGTGTCTCTTGGCTTCGGAGCATTCAGCAGGTCTTGCAG TCCCAGGACTCGCCCCCCACAATGGAGTTGGCTGTGGCCGTCCTGAGGGACCTGCTTCGATATGCAGCCCAGCTTCCTACCCTCTTCCGGGACATCTCCATGAACCACCTccctggccttctcacctctctTCTGGGCCTCAGACCAGAG TGTGAGCTCTCAGCACTGGAGGGAATGAAGGCTTGTATGACCTATTTTCCTCGGGCTTGTGGGTCTCTCAAA GGCAAGCTGGCCTCATTTTTCCTGTCTCGAGTGGATGCCCTGAGCCCTCAGCTCCAGCAG TTGGCCTGTGAGTGTTATTCCAGGCTGCCCTCTCTAGGGGCTGGCTTTTCCCAGGGCCTGAAGCACACCGAGAGCTGGGAGCAGGAGCTCCACAGCTTGTTGGCCTCACTGCACAGCCTGCTAGGGGCCCTGTACGAGGGAGCAGAAACAG CTCCTATGCAGTATGAAGGCCCTGGAGTGGAGGTGCTGCTCTCCCCCTCAGAAGATGGTGATGCCCATGCCCTTCTCCGGCTTCGGCAGAGGTTTTCTGGACTGGCCCGCTGCCTGGGGCTCATGCTCag CTCTGAGTTTGGGGCTCCTGTGTCCGTCCCTGTGCAGGAAATCCTGGATGTTATCTGCCGGACTCTCAGCATCAGTGCCAAGAATATT AGCTTGCTTGGAGATGGTCCCCTGCggttgctgctgctgccctctATCCACCTTGAAGCCTTAGACCTGCTCTCTGCGCTCATCCTTGC GTGTGGAGGCCggctcttgcgctttggggccttGATCAGCCGCCTGCTTCCCCAGGTCCTCAATGCCTGGAGCATTGGTAGGGATACCCTCTCTCCAGGCCAGGAGAGGCCTTACAG CACCATGCGGACCAAAGTGTACGCTGTATTAGAGCTGTGGGTGCAGGTGTGTGGGGCTTCGGCAGGAGTGCTGCAGGGAGGAGCCTCGGGAGAGGCTCTGCTCACCCACCTGCTCAGTGACATCTCCCCCCCAGCTGATGCCCTGAAG CTGCGCAGTCCTCGGGGAAGCCCTGATGGGGGTTTACAGTCCGGGAAGCCTAGCGCTCCCAAGAAGCTAAAGCTGGATGTTGGGGAGGCTATGGCGCCGCCCAGCCACCGGAAAGGGGAGAGCAATGCCAACAGCGATGTGTGTGCGGCTGCCCTGAGAG GCCTCAGCCGGACCATCCTCATGTGTGGGCCTCTCATCAAGGAGGAGACTCACAGG AGACTGCATGATCTGGTCCTACCCCTGGTCATGGGTGTCCAGCAGGGTGAGGTTCTAGGCAGCTCCCCGTATACCAGCTCCCGCTGCCGCCGTGAGCTCTACCGCCTGCTGCTGGCTCTTCTACTGGCACCTTCTCCCCGCTGCCCACCTCCTCTCGCCTGTGCCCTGCAAGCCTTCTCCCTTggccagagagaagacagcctcGAG GTCTCCTCTTTCTGCTCAGAAGCACTGGTGACCTGTGCTGCTCTGACCCACCCCCGGGTTCCTCCCCTGCAGTCCATGGGCCCCACCTGCCCCACGTCTGCCCCAGTTCCCCCTCCTGAGGCCCCATCTCCATTCAGGGCTGCACCCTTCCATCCCCCGGGTCCCATGCCCTCAGCAGGCCCCATGCCCTCAGCAGGCCCTGTGCCCTCAGCAGGCCCTATGCCTTCAGTGGGCCCATTGCCCTCAGTGGGCCCAATGCCCTCAGTGGGCCCAATGCCCCCAGCACGTCCTGGACCTCCAGCCACAGCCAACCACTTAGGCCTCTCTGTCCCAGGCCTGGTGTCTGTACCCCCCCGGCTCCTTCCTGGCCCTGAGAACCACCGGGCAGCCTCAAATGAGGATCCTGTCCTTGCGCCTAGTGGCACTCCTCCACCTGCTATACCACCAGATGAAACTTTCGGGGGAAGAATGCCCAGACCAGCCTTTGTCCACTATGATAAGGAGGAGGCATCTGATGTGGAGATCTCCTTGGAAAGCGACTCTGATGACAGTGTGGTGATCGTGCCTGAAGGGCTGCCATCcctgccgcccccacccccctcaGGCACTACACCCCCCCCTGTAGCCCCAGCTGGGCCGCCAACAGCCTCCCCTCCTGTGCCAGCCAAGGAGGAGCCTGAAGAGCTTCCCGCAGCCCCAGGGCCTCTCCCTCCGCCTCCACCCCCTCctgtgcctggccctgtgacACTCCCGCCACCACAGTTGGTCCCTGAAGGGACTCCTGGTGGGGGAGGACCCCCAGCCCTGGAAGAAGATTTGACAGTTATTAATATCAACAGcagtgatgaggaggaggaggaggaggaagaagaggaagaggaagaggaggaggaggaagaagaagaagaagattttgaggaagaggaagaggatgaagaagagtattttgaagaggaagaagaagaggaagaagagtttgaggaggaatttgaggaagaggagggtgagttagaggaagaagaagaggaggaggacgaggaggaggaagaggagttgGAAGAGGTGGAAGAGCTGGAGTTTGGCTCAGCAGGAGGGGAGGTAGACGAAGCTGGACCTCCACCCCCAagcctgcctccagctttgcCCCCTGCCGAGTCCCCCAAGGTGCAGCCTGAACCGGAGCCGGAACCCGGGCTGCTGTTGGAAGTAGAGGAGCCAGGGGTTGAGGAGGAGCGTGGGGCCGAGACAGCCCCCACGCTGGCTCCTGAGGTGCTCCCCTCCCAGGGGGAGGTGGAGCAGGAAGGGGGGAGCCCCCCAGCAGGGCCACCTCCTCAGGAGCTTGTTGAAGAGGAGCCTTCTGCTCCCCCAACCCTGCTGGAAGAGGGGACTGAGGGTGGGGATGACAAGGTACCACCCCTACCAGAGCCACCTGCAGcagaagaaatggagacagagacagaggtggCAGCTCTCCAGGAGAAG GAGCAGGATGACACAGCTGCCATGCTGGCTGACTTCATCGATTGTCCCCCTGATGAGGAGAAGCCACCATCTGCTACAGAGCCTGATTCCTAG